In Silurus meridionalis isolate SWU-2019-XX chromosome 19, ASM1480568v1, whole genome shotgun sequence, the DNA window GATGTGTGTTACTCTCTGTGTATTTTACTGTGTTACTTTGTGTTATGCTGTGCTACTCTCTGTGTTTAACATTATGTTACTCTGTGTACTACACTCCGTATAACACTGTCTGTTACACTGTGTGCTACTCTGTGTGGGTTACACTGTGTGCTACTCtgtgtgtacactgtgtgttactctgtgtgtacactgtgtgtTACTCTAGTTGTGTTACGctattactctgtgtgtgttactctgtgTGTTACTCTGTTATGCTGTGTATTACTCTGTGTTATAGAACTGTGACACTCTTTGTGTTATGATTTGTATTACGCTGTGTGTTACTCTGTGTTTTACTCTGTGTGTGGTACTCAGTGTGTTACTCTgtgtgttacactgtgtgtggtACTCTGTGTGGTACTCTGTGTGTGGTACTCAGTGTGTTACTATgtgtgttacactgtgtgtggtACTCTGTGTAATGAAACTGTGTGTGGAGTCATGTGATCACCTACAGCAGTGCAGTGGTTCACATCTTTAAGGAAATCCTGCTGCTTTTCAGCGCTGTTTATTAAACCACAACAATCCAGCTGTTGCTCCAGAGACCTCCGTGTTTCATTACTCATTATCTCCCATGTCGAGCTGAGTAACctctcctgcacacacacacacacacacacacacacacacacacacacacacacacacacacacacacacacacacacacactgctgttagttGGGGGACGAAACAGCGAATCAGATTGCTTGTGTGAGATTATTTACCTGCTTATCTCTCCCTAAAGCAAGGCAGAAACATGACGTAGTGAAATGGAATATAAACATTAACATCATCACTGCTAtgtactgacacacacacacacacacacacacacacacacattaaggaATTTAACTTCTTAATTCTATCTGTTGTGGCTTTCCACAACACGTGTTATTATATTGTCGAAGATTCCTGAATTTTATAAATGGGTTTAACCATTTCCTCATTTAACtgttacaaacaaataaaccaataaactaacaaacactTTGAAAATAAGAGACTTATTTAAAGCgatgttttattgtaataacaacagcaacaataataataataacaattattattattattatgattttataagAGTTTTGATTCTGTGAATGATCACAAAGCTAATCTAATCACAgtggtataaaataatgtattgaaTTCTTAatgcaatgataaaaaaatgtttttagagaaataattgattattcaaagattctattcatttatttctttttgccaTGTTTCATCTTATTATTGTAAGTAATTTTATCTTCGTACATCACTGAAGGAAGTGTTCCTCTGCTGTATCTACACtcctcattttatttattaatttaaactaTCTGTCTAATAGTGTGTGCCCCCCACAACCTTCACATACATTAGCTTGTTGAACATTTTTCCAAATGTAAGGctctccactagattttgggctGTGATTGTGGTATTAGTGATCACTCAGCTACAGGAGAATTATTGAGATCAAATATTGATGTGAGGAGCTCAGGGGTTCAGTCAGGGTTCAGTGAATTTGAGGAGGACAGGGTTTTGTGAGGGACACTCGAGTTCTTACACTCCAACCTTCACAGCAACAGTTTTTATGTCTACATGGAGCTTGCTGGAGCTCACATTGTAACAAGAACATTCATCCTGGAACAGGGTTTAGGAATTTTAGTTCCCCAAAAAAGTTACAAAGTGCAGAGATGTTCTATACTTGTGTTTGGGTtgggggtgcacatacttttggtcataCAGTGTtcattgtgtatatatgtgataATAACACATTGTAAAGAAACATTAGGCTAAGTTGTATTTGGGTATTCAGGATATTTAGGGTATTGAGGGTATTTGGGGTATTTAGGGTATCTGGTGAAGGATACAGTGAACAGGATAAATTGGTTTTGTCTCAGTGCTCCAGCGATCCCCAGCAtggagatgaagatgaggaagactccaaccaccatcatcacactgATGATCCTCAAACTCCACACTGCACCATAACTCTTCCCATAACCAGCTACCACCATGAGGGACACACCCACCAcctaaacaacacacacacacacacacacacacacacacacacacacacacaccagaaagtCATGTGAATAAAAAGACACAATAATCACAATCATtacaatcacaaacacacacagcaaagcaacagag includes these proteins:
- the LOC124401947 gene encoding tetraspanin-31-B-like gives rise to the protein MKQKTLRLEKWISGVIMKFGFWSLRNFLCAANLLHLVVGVSLMVVAGYGKSYGAVWSLRIISVMMVVGVFLIFISMLGIAGALRQNQFILFTYIAVMMLMFIFHFTTSCFCLALGRDKQERLLSSTWEIMSNETRRSLEQQLDCCGLINSAEKQQDFLKDVNHCTAVCKTAAAWCFTCGDVMLQRATEILRVLGGVGLFCSFSQLVTVWLTVQYRNQRNPELISRSSL